The proteins below are encoded in one region of Reichenbachiella sp. 5M10:
- a CDS encoding DUF5989 family protein: MEFVTDLWNFLRERKAWWLAPIVLVLLLLGVMIVIGGGSALAPFIYSIF, encoded by the coding sequence ATGGAATTTGTAACAGACTTGTGGAATTTTTTGAGGGAGCGGAAGGCCTGGTGGCTGGCGCCCATTGTGTTGGTTCTCCTCTTGTTGGGAGTGATGATCGTGATCGGTGGTGGTTCGGCCTTGGCGCCTTTTATCTATTCTATCTTCTGA